The genomic region GTGTGTTCTCATCCGCATGTTTACTTTTCCTTGGCCCAGCCCCGGGATGCTGAGGCTGCGGCCTAATAGAGGAGGCTGCAGCAGAGGGCTGTTGTTGTTTTGACACATCGGCAGAGGCAGGAGAGGACATCACTGCCAACTGAGTGGAAGGGACGTTGGACATGGTCTGCCCATGCGCGCCACCTTGTGCCACCGACTGGGACTGCAGTGTTGTAGTAGGACCAGACGATGAGGCAGAAAGGGACTGTACAGGCATTGGTACTGTAAGCAGAGTGGAAATGGCAGACCCTTCTTGAATCTGACTGAGGATGCTGGAGTTAGAGCAACCAGGCTGGGGTAGGGCTCCAACCGTAGAGGCTGGTGTAGTGGTCCTGCCTCTCTGTTTGGATGCGCCAGAACCGGGGTTAATTGTGGACGGCTGGGTGGCAGGAACACCAGAGACTGGTACAGAGACTGCAGGTGGTGGTTGGGGTGTAGAAGCAATGTTAAACACTATAGGGCTGTTAGATACCCCTGAGGGGGCTGGGTTTTTTTGGGAGATAGGGGTGGGTATGGGTCTAGGTGGGATGGTCTTGAAGTTGGAGCGTTGTTGCTTAGGGAGGTAGTCTTCTCGAGGCGGGTCCGAGTTGGTCAGGCTGCCGGGCTCTGTGGCTGAGATGACTAGCATCTGGAGAGAAGATtgagggagaagggaagagagcgATAGAGGGGTTTGTAACTTTCAACCTTGAATATGTCTAGACTATCATCTAAATATTTAAgcctagtcaaatcaaatgttattggtcgcatacacatatttagcagatgttattgcagatgtagcgaaatgcttgtgttcctagctccaacagagcagtagtatctaacaattcacacaaatacacaaatctaaaagtaaaagaatggaattaagaaatatataaatattaggacgagcaatgtcagagtggcattgacagtAGAatcgaatacagtatatacatatgaaatgagtaaagcactatgtaaacattattaaagtggccagtgattccatgtctatgtatatagggcagcagcctccaaggtgcagggttgagtaaccaggtggtagccggcaAGTGATGTTTTAGTCCATATGTTTGCACTGTTTTCTAACATAATTGCCCTTTTTGAGATACTTTCACCTTCCCTTGAAAGACGTGGTATTGTGTAATATATATAAATGAACAGACCTGAGCGAAGGCTGAGGTAATGGGTTCCTCCAGAGCTCCAGCCATATCATGGGCCAGTTCAGCCCACAGCTGGATGGGCTTAAGGGCTGCCTTCTGCTCAGACCTCTGCTTCTTCACCTGGCCCACCACCGCTCTCAGCACACGCATCATCAGAGACTCCAACTGGGACTGGATctgggagggagagtggatggAAGAGAAACACTAATTGGTGTGTTGTGTATGAACGTACGATACAGAACTGGACACACACAGTCATGtgcagctaaccttgtggggacatacaattcagtcccattccacatcctattttccctaacccaaaaacctaaccttaaccccccctagaaatagcatttaacCTTATGGGAACCAACATAATGTCCCCAGTTGTCAAATGtgtgtttactattcttgtagagagcgagacacagagagagagagagagacaccgagagagagacagaaagagacataaagagacagcgagacagacagagagagagagaaatacatctCTCACATGCACAATGAATGATCGTGACCTCAATTTGAAATGCACTTTCTAGCTAACTTACTTCTTCTCTGGACTGCTTGGGAAGTTTTTCGTGCAGTGCCTCTAGGTCTATTGCCCCGTGAATCCCGCCAGTCATCTTGTTCTGCTTGTTGAGGCACCGCAGCAGGACCTGTTGCTCCGTCCGACTCCATCCCGTGCACGCGAACTTTGGTTTTCGCTTCGAGACAGTCTTTTCGGTCTTCTTGTTCACATAGCGCGTCGGTTGTATTCGAGAACGAGAGGGCGGCTTCATTGTGTTAGCTAGGTAGCAACGTTTAGTTGGATGGAAGACAAACAATTAGACAGGAGCTATCGTAGCTAGCACTGGTCCACGCGCATGCGTCGGATTTCCAATTAGCGTTACGCGCTGACGTATTCGCGTGGACCAGAGCTAGTCTGGCGGTATACACAGTGCTCAAGTCGTTTTCCTATTTTGGAGTAATGGCACCCTGTACAGACAGAGACAACTTATCCAGCAACACATTTGCTTTGATGAAAGGATATAGTAAAATGGAACGCGACAAAAGAGTGCAGAGGCAACTCGTTGTCGTCGCGCGAAAGACCAGAGTTAGCTTGCTAACTACAAAGCTGTCCCAGTCCctaaattatagtttgttatCGACGTGATAAAGTGCAAGTAGATACCTGTAAATGTTGAGTTTTATCCGGAAAGAGTGAATCCTGTTCTGTTTCTATACCTAACCTTGACAACACGTTTTCTGCTCAAGAATCAATACACTACGGACTGCCGCAGGTTAAAAAAGTACGAACAATGTACCACTCGAGAAACGCGTTCTGGAAATACAAACTACATTTTGTAATGATGTGAGTGACTTTTGCACATTAAAGAAAATGTATCATAGATTATAGTCGTATATGAAATATAATTCTTCATGAAAAtttaaacaaagaaaaaaacattggcagcggtgggattcgaacccacgccCCCGAAGAGACtggagcctccactcttctgggaacgctttccattagatgttggaacattactgcagggacttgtttccattcagtcacaagagcgttagtgaggtcgggcactgatgttggacgattaggcctggcagccagtcgacgttccaattcatcccaaaggtgttcgatggggttgaggtcagggttctatgcaggccagtcaagttcttccacaccaatctccacaaaccatttctgtattttTCCTACTTTGTGCACCAGGCAGTAgctgtgtgtgggtaaaatcactggggaagcaaaGCCACCCATATTACTTGCTATGTGTTGTAATAGTTCAATAATTTATCCAAATGCCTTGCGAATGTGATATTGGCCTAGagaccgagacaataagaagacacagtggcagaataaattcactGCACCTTTATTTGATCATAaaaagtccacaaagcatattgcatgtgggtGATTTTGCAAATACGGGGCTTTATGTGTCTCAGGGTTAGATCTTTAATAcaacattttcatttagatttgtttatttCACATTAAGTAGAGACTAAAATAACCTTACATTTTTCAGctttcaaaatgtttttttattttattttctaaagTATTTCATGTCTGTATTTCACTGTTTTGCACTATTTTTGTCCTGTCTCACACCCAGACACTTTACATTCTGTATGTACTACACTCATAAAAGTCTTGATAATTCTAACATTTTTAATGCACTTGTTGTATTTAGGATCGGagcctttttttcaattttcgcctaaaatgacatacccaaatctaactgcctgtcacgccctggccttagttatctttgttttctttattattttggttaggccagggtgtgaaatgggtgatttatgtgtttagcttgtctagggttttttgtagatttatggggttgtgttcttttgggtgtctaggtaagtctatggttgcctggattggttctcaatcagaggcaggtgtttatctttgtctctgattgggagccatatttaggcagtcatattctttgggtattttgtgggtgattgtttcctgtctttgtgttttatgcaccagttaggactgttacggttttcacgtttattgttttgtagtttgtttgagttttcttataaaaaaaacatgaactataaccacgctgcgttttggtccgcctctccttcccaggaagaaagccgtgacactgcctgtagttcaggacctgaagcaaggatatgcatattcttgataccatttgaaagggaacactttgaagttttagaaatgtgaaattaatgtaggagaatataacacattagatctggtaaaagacaatacaaacaaaaatagcattttttttcaatataaaaaaaaaatcatctttgaaatgcaagagaaatgccATAATATAATATTGGAGTTTAGGTGCAATTTACATTTTGGCACTAGatggtgtgcaaagtttcagattgatccaATGAAGCGTTGCAATActgcacaatattttgtatcaagtctgcccaaatgtgcagaATTGGTATGTAACTATAGAGAATATACAAAAATGACATGGTAATAGAGAATATACAAAAATGACATGGTAATACAAaatgtaagtttacacactcccaggaatgtcatacatgatggatcattatcTCAttcactaactttcacacatctaggtggtgggtgtggagccagagacagcaggggttcaaactgtagaacttagttcctacatttgaatataaaaaaatatttgatcaaacaaatctatgctacattttatctctgggtccctcaggatgacaaatcagagcaagattattgaggtgaatgtatcaaaccagttgctgtgataaaagtgttttgttgttgtgcactcctcaaacaatagcatggtcttttttcactgtaatagttactgtaaattggacagtgcagttagactaacaggaatttaagctttctgcccatataagacatgtctatgtcctggaaagtttgctgttacttCTAATGTCattctaatcacattagcgcaggTTAGCAACAAACATTCCGGTATAGGGACACCCCGTAGCGGTTAAAAAAAGAGTCAAATAAATGGAAACTACGTATATATTAGATATGCATAAGCCATTTTCTACTTTTTTTTATAGAAAATAAAGGTAAATATGACTTTATACATCATTACCAAATAGGCTATAATTGTATCAAATTATGTTAGATttttgaaataatgttttaatTATGTGTATTTAGGATACATTGTATGCTAGCTGTTCAACTGGAGTTAGCATTCTAGAATCCCTGCTATTTACAGTATGACCAAATACTGTAAAGATGTCATTCCCACCACACGTCATTACCACCATATAACTGTGATGGTAAGGACAGAATGTGGTGGTGATAATGGTGGTAATGAGTTCATACATTTTACTTACCTTAAGACCTGAAAAGACAAACAAATTACATATATGATTATGGTTAAGTTGAAATTGGACACCTATTTGCAAAATAAGACCATTACATGTTGTATTAGGATAGGACGATTGAGTGCTTTTGATGTCTATTTATGTGACCTACtatggttattactgaatttaattatttatttaaaatgtttcTGTAAGATGCCCTCTAAATCAACCAAGGAGAGGGCAAGGACATACGCAATATATACATAAGTATTTGTTCACGCCTTCAAATAAGTggatcaaattagtggattcggctttttcagccacacctgttgctgaaaggtgtatacaattgagcacacagccatgcaatctccatagacaaacattggcagtagaatagtccatacggaagagctcagtgactttcaacgtggaacCGTCATACTGTAGGATGCCACCATTCCttcaagtcagtttgtcaaatttctgccctgctagagctgccctgatcaactgtaagtgctgttattgtgaagtggaaatgtctaggagcaacaacggctcattcGCAAAGtgctaggccacacaagctcacaggacgaaaccgccaagtgctgaagcgcttaGCGAGTAAAAATCATCTCTCCTACATTGTAACACtgactacagagttccaaactgcctctggaagcaacgtcagcaaaataactgttcgccgggagcttcatgaaataggttttcAGAGACAAGCAACcgcacacaagcataagatcaccatgcacaatcacacttcaccatctggcagtccgatggacaaatctgggtttggaggatgccaggagaacgctacctgccccaatgcagagtgccaactgtaaagtttggtggaggaggaataatggtctgaggctgtttttcatgctttgggctaggccacttagttgcagtgaagggaaatcttaacgctacagcatgcaatgacattctagatgattctgtgcttccaactttgtggcaacagtttggggaaggccctttcctgtttcatcatgacaatgcccccgtgcacaaagcgaggtgcatacaaaaatggtttgttgagatcggtgtggaagaaattgactggcctgcacagagccctgacctcaaccccatcgaacacctttgaatTGGAACGAATAGTCTGTTCTATATCTTCAATAAAATGAAACACGTACAACTGTGACATTAAAATGTTAAATGTTATTTTTAGTCAGTTGTTTAATATGAAATGTAATTTCCACCACACTCTGTCATTAGCACAATGCTAAGTCATTACCGTCACACCAAATATTTTAGAGGCAAAGGTGTATTATCTTTTTTCCAGACAGAGTGAAGAAAATGTTCAGATAGATAAAAAGCAGTTTCAAGAGGTTTCATTTTCCAAACCATTTTCCATCCAAAAGTGCCTGTATTTGCAAAATCAACCACGTACAGTAACAGAAAGTTACATGgtctacagcatggtcaagcaagttcatgtttcccaacattttcggaccactaaacaactattgatttagaaccaaagagagttaccgcaagtcgcaaagaaaacaggagctgcctccacgaTTCCAGCACTATTTCAACTTCCACATCATCAAATCTTAACAAAgggctgcagttagtttcagaatgggtggcaaggaatatgttaattttaaatatttcaaaaacgaaaagcattgtatttgggacaaatcattcactaaatcctaaacctcgactaaatattgtaatgaatagaccctaatgtggaaattgagcaagttgaggtgactaaacagcttggagtaaccctggattgtaaactgtcatggtcaaaacatattaagacaacagtagctaagataggGAGaaatctgtccataataaagctctGCCCTGCTTTTtgaacagcactatcaacaaggcaggtactacaggccctagttttgtcgcacctggactactgttcagtcgtgtggtcaggtgcctccaaagagggacttaggaaaattgcaattggctcagaacagggcagcacagctggccctcgggtgtacacagagagctaacatgaaTACTATGTATGTctatctctcctggctcaaagtggaggacagatggacttcatcactacttgtatttgtgagaggtattgacatgttcaatgcaccaagctgtctgtttgaactactggcacacagctcggacacacatgcataccccacaagacatgccaccggaggtctcttcacagtccccaagtccagaacagactatgggaggcacacagtaggacacagagccatgactacttggaactctattccacatcaaataactcatgcaagcagtaaaatttgatttaaatacCTAAAATAcaacttatggaacagcaggggctttgaagtgacacacacacaagcactgacacatgcatacacacacatgctatacacacatacatggattttgtgttgtagatatgtggtagtggagtaggggccccaGGGCACACACTTGGCctattgtgaaatctgttgtaaaTGTGCTTTGAAATGTGTTGTGAATGTGTTGTAaggttttttaaattgtatatctaccttaattttgctggaggagtagctgctgccttggtaaaaTCACCTCTGCTTTGTCTAAtgcagtgacaactaaaagataccaaaaactatttagtccaatcaacgtaagttaaatatgatgtggctgtccatggttctgatttctgtgtgtgcctgtcagtgtgtgtgtgcgcgctcatgcaagtagaaaaacatgttgactcaccctacttgtagagaaacgcgaatgccatcctcctctctttcatgttgacgaaactGTCAGAGagtacacacttttattttttgttgtatctatctggctaaaatgcttgctcgctagcctaatttccattcatgggcaaagttagctagttaacattagccttctgcatctagctacatattgaacttccttcctctcaggccaggggcacaacaatgtatgaattaatggttggatcagaattgccGTTCTAATCATTGCTCAGTACGGAGAATTACGTACAATCACAAGTCCAAatctctatctccatccatggctaatttaggaaagggcccattttagctagctagctagccaccggaggacaacaataCAACCAGATGCAACAATTGAACTTTTTCTGTCAGTGATGAATGCTCCCAAagggatttgataggagtgatGTCAGAATCAAAGCTGGCTTCACCTGAGACTTCTTTTGGTGCACCAGGAcgattcacagttgagctcgctcagttcagctcaatgctgattggctaactgTTATATaattttttatcaagggaggccaaaaacttgctggc from Oncorhynchus kisutch isolate 150728-3 linkage group LG9, Okis_V2, whole genome shotgun sequence harbors:
- the snapc2 gene encoding snRNA-activating protein complex subunit 2, which codes for MKPPSRSRIQPTRYVNKKTEKTVSKRKPKFACTGWSRTEQQVLLRCLNKQNKMTGGIHGAIDLEALHEKLPKQSREEIQSQLESLMMRVLRAVVGQVKKQRSEQKAALKPIQLWAELAHDMAGALEEPITSAFAQMLVISATEPGSLTNSDPPREDYLPKQQRSNFKTIPPRPIPTPISQKNPAPSGVSNSPIVFNIASTPQPPPAVSVPVSGVPATQPSTINPGSGASKQRGRTTTPASTVGALPQPGCSNSSILSQIQEGSAISTLLTVPMPVQSLSASSSGPTTTLQSQSVAQGGAHGQTMSNVPSTQLAVMSSPASADVSKQQQPSAAASSIRPQPQHPGAGPRKSKHADENTPRYTGLGSIVDFEKIYRFLSTVHVQSECFKLTPMESAIILDLLMSLPEELPLLDCARLQHHLLQVHERFSAPVPKVTQEGTGTGRPWSSAAGDQRRQDGATDGGAILVAVTTPPSLDAGDKVGAPLQVQQGSQLEGGRGVAISGIPDGLGSDGMECTSTNQGVAATVVPANLVAVCSNSVAKDGAVPLQGNTEERAGTETVAPSQGNGQAQGQTPSTNDTSAKSGKATQRKSDWEKAGLCPLNPFMVPLKLLARKQIQSLDEVVLQ